From the Anoplopoma fimbria isolate UVic2021 breed Golden Eagle Sablefish chromosome 14, Afim_UVic_2022, whole genome shotgun sequence genome, one window contains:
- the LOC129102193 gene encoding general transcription factor II-I repeat domain-containing protein 2-like — protein sequence MSEAKKAKTYHFHREWEDDYFFTFSNSKSVCLICNAAVAIPKKGNLERHFLTVHKKYASDFPARSALRTEKVSELKRQLAAKQAVFTRPVNKSKAATVASYRVSRVLAKRKKSFKDGEVFKEAFLEAADTLFADFKNKKEIVSSIEDMQLSRNTVTRRCEAMSGDIEQQLQNDIDACLCFSLQFDESTDAVDVAQLCVFIRMVFGDMTAKEELLTILPLKGHTRGSDIFDTFMEFVSKSNLPLFKLTSITTDGAPSMVGRTAGFVALCKLSESFPDFLSYHCIIHQQQLCGKILNMKDVMDVAMKIACSVRARSLQRRLFRAQLEEAGADHTDLLLHTDVRWLSRGRFLERFLELLPEIKEFLKHSTTHAVAYSQLDDGQWLTDLAFLTDVTNKINDLNLELQGKGKHIANMISSVNAFKTKLRLLLSRLQRCDLRSFPHMEAELRRQGKESVELSDAYAQQIQSILSEFERRFADFASIEPVAQFLCFPFANVDVDCIAPQIATLFSLDGSAVENEILTLTNDIELKARATPGISGEFWNLLLEEKYPSLRQCALNMSSLFGSTYLCESAFSHMKIIKSKYRTTLTDDHLAACLRLALSSYRPDYEKLADSSQCQKSH from the coding sequence ATGTCGGAAGCCAAAAAAGCTAAAACTTATCACTTTCATCGCGAGTGGGAAGAtgattacttttttactttttcaaattcaaagtcGGTTTGTCTGATCTGTAATGCTGCTGTGGCCATTCCGAAGAAGGGGAATTTGGAGCGACACTTTCTTACGGTTCACAAGAAGTATGCTAGTGACTTCCCGGCGAGATCAGCTCTACGGACTGAGAAGGTTTCTGAGCTGAAGAGACAACTAGCCGCAAAGCAGGCAGTGTTTACGAGACCTGTCAACAAGAGTAAAGCTGCCACGGTAGCGTCTTACCGTGTCAGTAGAGTTCTGGCAAAgcgaaaaaaaagttttaaagatgGCGAAGTTTTCAAGGAAGCTTTTTTGGAAGCCGCTGACACGCTTTTTGCTGActtcaaaaacaagaaagagatCGTGTCCTCTATTGAAGATATGCAGCTGTCCAGGAACACCGTTACAAGGCGGTGCGAGGCCATGTCAGGGGATATAGAACAGCAGCTACAAAATGACATTGACGCCTGCCTTTGTTTTTCCTTGCAATTTGATGAGTCGACTGATGCTGTGGATGTGGCgcagttgtgtgttttcattcgGATGGTTTTTGGCGACATGACGGCAAAAGAGGAGCTCCTGACCATTTTGCCTTTGAAAGGGCACACAAGAGGGTCAGATATTTTTGACACTTTTATGGAGTTCGTCAGCAAGTCTAATCTACCTCTCTTCAAACTGACATCCATCACAACTGATGGGGCTCCATCTATGGTTGGGCGCACTGCTGGGTTCGTTGCTCTGTGCAAGCTTTCGGAATCTTTCCCGGATTTTTTGAGCTACCACTGCATCATTCATCAACAACAGCTGTGCGGCaagattttaaatatgaagGACGTCATGGATGTTGCGATGAAGATCGCTTGCTCTGTTCGGGCCAGGAGTTTACAGAGGCGTTTATTCCGTGCCCAGCTGGAGGAGGCAGGTGCAGACCACACAGATCTGCTGCTGCACACCGACGTCAGGTGGCTGAGCCGTGGCAGATTCCTCGAAAGATTTTTGGAACTTTTGCCCGAAATTAAAGAGTTCCTGAAACACTCAACAACCCATGCTGTTGCTTATTCCCAGCTGGATGACGGTCAGTGGCTCACTGATTTGGCCTTTCTCACCGATGTCACCAATAAGATCAATGACTTGAATCTCGAGCTGCAGGGGAAAGGAAAGCACATCGCCAACATGATCAGTTCAGTGAACgcatttaaaacaaagttacGCCTGCTGTTAAGCAGGTTGCAGCGGTGTGACCTGAGGAGTTTTCCACACATGGAGGCAGAGCTCCGCCGCCAGGGCAAGGAAAGTGTGGAGCTGTCAGATGCTTATGCGCAACAAATTCAAAGCATTCTATCGGAGTTTGAGCGCCGGTTTGCGGACTTTGCTTCCATTGAGCCCGTTGCCCAGTTCCTATGCTTTCCATTTGCAAATGTTGATGTTGATTGCATTGCCCCCCAAATAGCCACGCTCTTCAGCCTGGACGGCAGTGCTGTGGAGAACGAAATTCTTACTCTCACAAATGACATTGAGCTAAAAGCAAGAGCAACACCTGGCATAAGTGGCGAATTTTGGAACCTGTTGCTGGAAGAGAAGTATCCAAGCCTCAGACAATGTGCACTGAATATGTCTTCCCTTTTTGGATCAACATATTTGTGTGAGTCTGCCTTTTCTCACATGAAAATCATCAAGTCGAAGTACAGAACGACATTGACTGATGACCACCTTGCGGCCTGCCTAAGGCTGGCGCTCAGCTCCTACCGCCCGGATTATGAGAAGCTTGCTGACTCCTCCCAGTGCCAGAAGTCTCACTAA